A portion of the Gasterosteus aculeatus chromosome 12, fGasAcu3.hap1.1, whole genome shotgun sequence genome contains these proteins:
- the prc1b gene encoding protein regulator of cytokinesis 1b isoform X2, with protein MRKSEVLASEAVTCLNKALCHLKDIWEEIGIPEDQRLQRTNVVKNHIKSLLEMMIKEEESLKTRLISSIQSCRTEKEQLFLELQLPVFEEETGITMLQQEKNIRTQVGALLKEKAQRMQQLKDLLEQDQDLCDILCSAPYGIQPDSVPTPEQLQSFSQHIANQNAEKARRYAEFMDLKRRIIVYMGELDHVPETSFEKDVVCEDEDSFCLSGDNIMSLKLLVSQLEEQKAENEARCEAHRQQIQRLWGRLDVPREEREAFGEHMVASRRRNLEALRAEVQRLEELKLLNIRNVTDAIRAEIAAFWEKCFLSTDQREAFAPYFSEVFTEELLSLHEAELQRLKQHHEDHRELFEGVHQWEDSWRLFLQLEKKANDPTRFTNRGGNLLKEEKQRSELHKSLPKLEKKLKAQMDAWESEQGREFLVKGEKFLVYVEEQWELHRVDKEKEKLERHLKKSKQTEEDMLYGTAVRTPTKRRLLGTPTPTKSRKFNATSSISSAASNSTSRSVYGGTLCRSPAPRPPLSANKRDLSKASNAKIQHDILNSTTSNL; from the exons ATGAGAAAGAG CGAGGTGCTCGCATCGGAGGCCGTGACGTGCCTGAACAAAGCGCTGTGCCACCTGAAGGACATCTGGGAGGAGATCGGCATCCCGGAGGACCAGAGACTGCAGAGGACCAATGTCGTCAAGAACCACATCAAG AGTTTGCTAGAAATGATGATTAAAGAGGAGGAATCTCTGAAGACGAGGCTCATTAGCAGCATTCAGAGCTGCAGGACAGAAAAGGAGCAACTCTTCCTGGAGCTTCAGCTGCCGGTGTTTGAG GAGGAGACCGGCATCACcatgctgcagcaggagaagaacaTCCGCACGCAGGTGGGGGctctgctgaaggagaaggcccAGCGGATGCAGCAGCTGAAGGATCTGCTGGAGCAGGACCAGGACCTGTGCGACATCCTGTGCTCGGCGCCGTACGGCATCCAGCCGGACTCGGTCCCCACGCcggagcagctgcagagctTCAGCCAGCACATCGCCAACCAGAACGCCGAGAAG GCCCGGCGGTACGCCGAGTTCATGGACCTCAAGCGGCGGATCATCGTGTACATGGGAGAGCTGGACCACGTCCCCGAGACCAGCTTCGAGAAGGACGTCGTCTGCGAGGACGAGGACTCTTTTTGCCTCTCAGGAGACAACATCATGTCTCTCAAACTGCTGGTTTCCCAG ctggaggagcagaaggcgGAGAACGAGGCGAGGTGCGAGGCCCACCGGCAGCAGATCCAGCGGCTGTGGGGCCGACTGGACGTTCCTCGGGAGGAGCGGGAGGCCTTCGGCGAGCACATGGTCGCGTCCAGGAGGAGGAACCTGGAAGCG TTACGGGCAGAAGTTCAGcgcctggaggagctgaagctgCTGAACATCCGCAACGTGACGGACGCCATCCGCGCCGAGATCGCCGCGTTCTGGGAGAAGTGCTTCCTCAGCACCGACCAGCGGGAGGCCTTCGCTCCCTACTTCAGCG AGGTCTTCACCGAGGAGCTGCTGAGTCTGCATGAGGCTGAGCTCCAGCGCCTGAAGCAGCACCACGAGGACCACCGGGAGCTCTTTGAAGGCGTCCACCAGTGGGAGGACAGCTGGAGGCTCTTCCTGCAGCTGGAG AAAAAAGCCAACGATCCGACGAGGTTCACCAACCGAGGGGGGAATCTCCTcaaagaggagaagcagaggtcCGAGCTGCACAAGAGTCTTCCCAAA CTTGAAAAGAAGCTGAAGGCCCAGATGGACGCGTGGGAGAGCGAACAGGGCCGCGAGTTCCTGGTGAAGGGGGAGAAGTTCCTGGTGTACGTGGAGGAGCAGTGGGAGCTGCACCGAGTagacaaagagaaggagaaactaGAGCGG CATCTGAAGAAGAGCAAGCAGACGGAGGAGGACATGCTGTACGGGACGGCGGTGCGGACCCCCACCAAGCGCAGACTCCTCGGCACTCCGACGCCGACCAAGAGCCGAAAG ttTAACGCGACCTCAAGCATCTCCAGCGCCGCCTCCAACAGCACCAGCCGCTCCGTCTACGGAGGAACGCTCTGCCGCTCGCCcgcgccccgcccccctctgtcAGCTAACAAG
- the prc1b gene encoding protein regulator of cytokinesis 1b isoform X1, producing the protein MRKSEVLASEAVTCLNKALCHLKDIWEEIGIPEDQRLQRTNVVKNHIKSLLEMMIKEEESLKTRLISSIQSCRTEKEQLFLELQLPVFEEETGITMLQQEKNIRTQVGALLKEKAQRMQQLKDLLEQDQDLCDILCSAPYGIQPDSVPTPEQLQSFSQHIANQNAEKARRYAEFMDLKRRIIVYMGELDHVPETSFEKDVVCEDEDSFCLSGDNIMSLKLLVSQLEEQKAENEARCEAHRQQIQRLWGRLDVPREEREAFGEHMVASRRRNLEALRAEVQRLEELKLLNIRNVTDAIRAEIAAFWEKCFLSTDQREAFAPYFSEVFTEELLSLHEAELQRLKQHHEDHRELFEGVHQWEDSWRLFLQLEKKANDPTRFTNRGGNLLKEEKQRSELHKSLPKLEKKLKAQMDAWESEQGREFLVKGEKFLVYVEEQWELHRVDKEKEKLERHLKKSKQTEEDMLYGTAVRTPTKRRLLGTPTPTKSRKFNATSSISSAASNSTSRSVYGGTLCRSPAPRPPLSANKAPASRTPGGGRPHNPRLQGCNKENEAQLKGGALSGALLTPASPQRSFSVASVASTYSEFVRDLSKASNAKIQHDILNSTTSNL; encoded by the exons ATGAGAAAGAG CGAGGTGCTCGCATCGGAGGCCGTGACGTGCCTGAACAAAGCGCTGTGCCACCTGAAGGACATCTGGGAGGAGATCGGCATCCCGGAGGACCAGAGACTGCAGAGGACCAATGTCGTCAAGAACCACATCAAG AGTTTGCTAGAAATGATGATTAAAGAGGAGGAATCTCTGAAGACGAGGCTCATTAGCAGCATTCAGAGCTGCAGGACAGAAAAGGAGCAACTCTTCCTGGAGCTTCAGCTGCCGGTGTTTGAG GAGGAGACCGGCATCACcatgctgcagcaggagaagaacaTCCGCACGCAGGTGGGGGctctgctgaaggagaaggcccAGCGGATGCAGCAGCTGAAGGATCTGCTGGAGCAGGACCAGGACCTGTGCGACATCCTGTGCTCGGCGCCGTACGGCATCCAGCCGGACTCGGTCCCCACGCcggagcagctgcagagctTCAGCCAGCACATCGCCAACCAGAACGCCGAGAAG GCCCGGCGGTACGCCGAGTTCATGGACCTCAAGCGGCGGATCATCGTGTACATGGGAGAGCTGGACCACGTCCCCGAGACCAGCTTCGAGAAGGACGTCGTCTGCGAGGACGAGGACTCTTTTTGCCTCTCAGGAGACAACATCATGTCTCTCAAACTGCTGGTTTCCCAG ctggaggagcagaaggcgGAGAACGAGGCGAGGTGCGAGGCCCACCGGCAGCAGATCCAGCGGCTGTGGGGCCGACTGGACGTTCCTCGGGAGGAGCGGGAGGCCTTCGGCGAGCACATGGTCGCGTCCAGGAGGAGGAACCTGGAAGCG TTACGGGCAGAAGTTCAGcgcctggaggagctgaagctgCTGAACATCCGCAACGTGACGGACGCCATCCGCGCCGAGATCGCCGCGTTCTGGGAGAAGTGCTTCCTCAGCACCGACCAGCGGGAGGCCTTCGCTCCCTACTTCAGCG AGGTCTTCACCGAGGAGCTGCTGAGTCTGCATGAGGCTGAGCTCCAGCGCCTGAAGCAGCACCACGAGGACCACCGGGAGCTCTTTGAAGGCGTCCACCAGTGGGAGGACAGCTGGAGGCTCTTCCTGCAGCTGGAG AAAAAAGCCAACGATCCGACGAGGTTCACCAACCGAGGGGGGAATCTCCTcaaagaggagaagcagaggtcCGAGCTGCACAAGAGTCTTCCCAAA CTTGAAAAGAAGCTGAAGGCCCAGATGGACGCGTGGGAGAGCGAACAGGGCCGCGAGTTCCTGGTGAAGGGGGAGAAGTTCCTGGTGTACGTGGAGGAGCAGTGGGAGCTGCACCGAGTagacaaagagaaggagaaactaGAGCGG CATCTGAAGAAGAGCAAGCAGACGGAGGAGGACATGCTGTACGGGACGGCGGTGCGGACCCCCACCAAGCGCAGACTCCTCGGCACTCCGACGCCGACCAAGAGCCGAAAG ttTAACGCGACCTCAAGCATCTCCAGCGCCGCCTCCAACAGCACCAGCCGCTCCGTCTACGGAGGAACGCTCTGCCGCTCGCCcgcgccccgcccccctctgtcAGCTAACAAG GCTCCGGCGTCGCGGACCCCCGGCGGCGGCAGACCGCACAACCCTCGGCTGCAGGGCTGCAACAAGGAGAACGAGGCCCAGCTGAAGGGGGGGGCTCTGAGCGGTGCGTTGCTGACCCCCGCTAGTCCCCAGCGCAGCTTCAGCGTGGCGTCCGTAGCCAGCACGTATTCCGAGTTTGTG